The bacterium genomic sequence GGCGGATTGCGACGCCCATGGCGCGTGTGTCTTTTGACATCAGCCGCCATCCGGTGAAGATCTCGATGATCCAGTGCTTGAAGCGCAAAAGCGGCTGGCTGTCGCTCTATCATCTACACATCGAATCCATCGAACCGGAGGATCATCTCATTTTCAGCGCCATGGACGACCGCGGCAAGCTGCTGGACCAGGATCAATGCGAACACCTCTTTTACTGCCGGGGCCATGCCGAGCCGGTGGAGCCGCCGGTGGAGGCGATTCGGCGGCGATTGGAACATGAAGCCCAGTTGGCCATCGCCCGATTGAATCAGAGTTCACAGGAGCGGGGTCGCACCTATTTTCTCGAGGAGTGTGAAAAGCTGGAAAAGTGGTCCGATGACATGGTGACAGCGGCTGAAGGCCAGCTGGCGGAGGTTAAAAAACAGATCAAAGCTCTGACCCGGCAATCGCGTCAGGAGCTCTCTCCCTTGGAACAGCACCGCCTGCATCGCACCATCGCCGAATTGGAAAGCCGCAAACGGTTGATGCGCAAAAAGATATTTGAAGTGGAGGACGAGATCGTCGTCAAGCGGGATGATCTCATTCAGGTGCTGGAAAAACGCATGGACCGGCGCGTGGAGGTGCAGCCGCTGTTCACCATCCGCTGGACCGTGGTTTGAATCCGGGCTTGAATTTTTCGAGAAGAAGCGGTATCTTTTCTCAGGGGAGAACGAGAGCACGCTATGAAAATTGCTGCGGTTCAGATGAACTGCCGATTCAGCGAACCTGAGCGGAACCGGCGTAGGGCATTACTGTTGTTGGAGAGAACCAGGGCGGATCTCTATGTGCTGCCCGAACTTTTCAACAGCGGCTATTGGTTCAGGGGCAGGGAGGAAGCGCAGGCGGCCGCCGAACCGGTTCCAGAGGGCGAAACTTGCCGCGTTCTGATCGCTGCGGCCCAGCGGCTGCGGTGTCACCTGGTCGCTGGGCTGGCGGAAAAAGCCGGGAACCGTCTTTTCAACACTTCGGTTTTGATCGGGCCCGGCGGTTTTATCGCCTGTTATCGGAAAATCCATCTATTCGATGAAGAAAAAAAATGGTTTGATCCCGGCGACAAGCCCTTTGCCGTTCACGACATCGGCAGCGCCAAGCTGGGTTTGATGATCTGCTTCGACTGGATTTTTCCCGAATCCATGCGCTCTCTGGCCCTGCAAGGCGGCCAGATCATCTGCCACAGCGCCAACCTGGTAATGCCCTATTGCCAGGCAGCCATGGTCACCCGCTGCCTGGAGAATGGCGTATTCGCAATCACCGCCAACCGCGTGGGACACGATCGCCGCGGCGACCGATCTTTGCATTTCACCGGCCGAAGTCAGATCACGGACCCGCGCGGCCGGGTTATTGCCCGGGCAAGCAAGTTGATGGAGGAGGTGCTGGTCCGGGATATTGATCCCGGTCTGGCGGACGACAAATGGTTGA encodes the following:
- a CDS encoding acyltransferase; protein product: MKIAAVQMNCRFSEPERNRRRALLLLERTRADLYVLPELFNSGYWFRGREEAQAAAEPVPEGETCRVLIAAAQRLRCHLVAGLAEKAGNRLFNTSVLIGPGGFIACYRKIHLFDEEKKWFDPGDKPFAVHDIGSAKLGLMICFDWIFPESMRSLALQGGQIICHSANLVMPYCQAAMVTRCLENGVFAITANRVGHDRRGDRSLHFTGRSQITDPRGRVIARASKLMEEVLVRDIDPGLADDKWLNPANHLLNDRRPALYKC